One genomic segment of Pseudomonas sp. RU47 includes these proteins:
- a CDS encoding trimeric intracellular cation channel family protein, which translates to MLVADLVGTAVFAVEGAIAAMRSQLDLLGVMVIAFIVALGGGVTRDLLIGATPPNAVADWRHPALAFFMGGLAFVFHEQVLGWSGSTLIVLDAAGLALFAVAGAQKALNFGITPFVAMLMGTITGVGGGVIRDIVLARIPVVLQVDLYASSAFVGAAVLIVARRLGVSPVAAALLAGAGCLTLRLLSVHFGWQLPKVIA; encoded by the coding sequence GTGCTGGTGGCCGACCTGGTCGGCACGGCGGTGTTTGCTGTCGAGGGTGCGATTGCGGCAATGCGCAGTCAGCTCGATTTGCTCGGGGTGATGGTGATTGCGTTTATCGTCGCCCTTGGCGGCGGGGTCACCCGTGATCTTTTGATTGGTGCGACGCCACCCAATGCCGTGGCCGATTGGCGTCACCCGGCGCTGGCGTTTTTCATGGGCGGGTTGGCGTTTGTCTTTCATGAGCAGGTGCTGGGTTGGTCTGGATCGACGCTGATTGTGCTCGACGCTGCGGGGTTGGCGTTGTTCGCCGTGGCGGGTGCGCAGAAAGCGTTGAATTTCGGCATTACGCCGTTTGTGGCGATGCTGATGGGCACGATCACGGGGGTTGGCGGCGGGGTGATTCGCGACATTGTGCTGGCGCGGATACCGGTGGTGTTGCAGGTGGATTTGTATGCGAGTTCGGCGTTTGTCGGTGCGGCGGTGTTGATCGTTGCGCGCAGGCTGGGCGTTTCGCCGGTAGCGGCGGCATTGCTGGCGGGGGCGGGGTGTTTGACGTTGCGTTTGCTGTCGGTGCATTTCGGCTGGCAATTGCCGAAAGTCATCGCCTGA
- a CDS encoding phosphotransferase family protein: MALTDQSTRIRSGEELDASLIDPYLKAHIPGLSGTPAISQFPGGASNLTYLLEYPEQEFVLRRPPFGHKAKSAHDMGREFRILNQLRDGFPYCPKAYVHCIDESVIGAEFYVMERVKGIILRSELPPELGLDSAKTEALCKSFIDRFVELHRVDYNACGLGDLGKPEGYVARQIKGWSERYEKALTPDAPHWEKVKAWLNDKMPADHPTSSIVHNDYRFDNVILDPHNPMQIIGVLDWELTTLGDPLMDLGNTLAYWIEADDPAPVQLMRRQPSHAPGMLTRREFVDYYAERSGLQIDNFDFYYTYGLFRLAGIVQQIYYRFYHGQTQDKRFAQFIHMNKLLEQMSLQVIAKSSL, encoded by the coding sequence ATGGCGCTTACTGACCAGTCCACCCGTATCCGCTCTGGCGAAGAACTCGATGCCAGCCTGATCGATCCGTACCTCAAGGCACATATTCCGGGCCTCAGCGGCACACCTGCGATCAGCCAGTTCCCCGGCGGTGCGTCGAACCTGACCTACCTGCTGGAATACCCGGAACAGGAATTCGTCCTGCGCCGTCCGCCGTTCGGCCACAAGGCCAAATCGGCCCACGACATGGGCCGCGAATTCCGCATCCTCAATCAATTGCGTGACGGCTTCCCGTATTGCCCGAAAGCCTACGTGCACTGCATCGACGAATCGGTGATCGGCGCCGAGTTCTATGTGATGGAACGGGTCAAAGGGATCATCCTGCGCTCGGAACTGCCGCCGGAACTGGGCCTCGATTCGGCAAAAACCGAAGCGCTGTGCAAAAGCTTCATCGACCGTTTTGTAGAACTGCACCGCGTCGACTACAACGCCTGCGGCCTCGGCGACCTGGGCAAGCCGGAAGGCTACGTTGCCCGCCAGATCAAAGGCTGGAGCGAGCGCTATGAGAAAGCCCTGACCCCGGATGCGCCGCATTGGGAAAAGGTCAAAGCCTGGCTCAACGACAAGATGCCGGCCGACCACCCGACCTCAAGCATCGTCCACAACGACTACCGCTTCGACAACGTCATTCTCGACCCGCACAACCCGATGCAGATCATCGGCGTGCTCGACTGGGAACTGACCACCCTCGGCGACCCGCTGATGGACCTGGGCAACACCCTCGCCTATTGGATAGAGGCGGACGACCCGGCGCCGGTGCAACTGATGCGCCGCCAGCCGAGCCACGCGCCGGGCATGCTCACGCGCCGCGAATTCGTCGATTACTACGCCGAACGCTCGGGCCTCCAGATCGACAATTTCGACTTCTACTACACCTACGGCCTGTTCCGCCTGGCCGGCATCGTGCAGCAGATCTACTACCGCTTCTACCATGGCCAGACCCAGGACAAACGCTTCGCGCAGTTCATTCACATGAACAAACTGCTGGAGCAGATGAGCCTGCAAGTCATTGCGAAATCGAGCCTCTGA
- a CDS encoding DUF1652 domain-containing protein yields the protein MMNLVQLRAQLERSFSPLACECLVDGDHSLTVKLYHPVSGQVDLVISGLKLDALRTPEAVEALIEELRYELESNSLRLFRDPDLA from the coding sequence ATGATGAATCTTGTGCAGTTGCGCGCACAGCTTGAGCGTAGTTTTTCGCCGCTGGCGTGTGAGTGTCTGGTCGATGGTGATCATTCGCTGACGGTGAAGCTGTATCACCCGGTGTCGGGGCAGGTGGATCTGGTGATCAGCGGGTTGAAGCTTGATGCGTTGCGTACGCCTGAGGCTGTTGAGGCGTTGATTGAAGAGTTGCGGTATGAGCTTGAGAGCAATTCTTTGCGTTTGTTTCGGGATCCGGATTTGGCTTAG
- a CDS encoding Vgb family protein, with the protein MKHANAEILREYGPFDDIKGIHGVTFDGQQVWFASDGQLNALDPTSGETVRTLKVGADGGTAFDGQHLYQIADRHIHKIDPATGRVLHTIPAPGNGGDSGMAWADGSLWVGQYRERKIHQIDPQTGEIQRTLESNRFVTGVTWVDGALWHGTWEGDESELRHIDPQDGEVLESLKMPAGQGVSGLEADGADRFYCGGGDSGRVRAVRRPQ; encoded by the coding sequence ATGAAACACGCAAACGCAGAAATCCTTCGCGAGTACGGCCCGTTTGATGACATCAAAGGCATTCACGGCGTGACCTTCGATGGCCAACAGGTCTGGTTCGCCAGCGACGGACAGCTCAACGCACTGGATCCGACCAGTGGCGAAACCGTGCGCACGCTCAAGGTCGGTGCCGACGGTGGCACCGCCTTCGACGGCCAGCACCTGTACCAGATTGCCGACCGCCACATCCACAAAATCGACCCGGCCACCGGACGCGTACTGCACACCATTCCGGCACCGGGCAATGGTGGTGACTCAGGCATGGCCTGGGCGGACGGCTCGTTATGGGTGGGGCAGTATCGCGAGCGCAAGATTCATCAGATCGATCCGCAGACCGGCGAGATCCAGCGCACGCTGGAGTCGAACCGTTTTGTCACTGGGGTGACCTGGGTGGATGGTGCCTTGTGGCATGGCACTTGGGAGGGAGATGAAAGTGAGCTGCGACATATCGATCCGCAGGACGGTGAGGTGCTCGAGTCGCTGAAGATGCCGGCGGGGCAAGGTGTCTCCGGGCTGGAGGCGGACGGTGCCGATCGTTTCTATTGCGGTGGCGGTGACAGTGGGCGGGTGAGGGCGGTGCGTCGGCCTCAATGA
- a CDS encoding helix-turn-helix transcriptional regulator — translation MSQEVLTTETNRRQLQQIIAGLSDGVILLELDQSILWANEAALAMHGVSRITDLGHNADEYAKKFNLRYRNNHSITAENYPISRVARCESFNDVLIEVSPTDDPERIWVHSVRSMILTDREGQPESLVLIMSDVTDWANAEQRFEKTFNANPAPAVICRLSDLRYIKVNPGFLEMTGYTREQVIGTSAYEIDIFEQAEKKDLAIQRLRDVATIPQMQAELRLPDGGSKQVIVAGQPLTLNDEDCMLFSFVDMEPRHRAEVALRQSEERFAKAFRLTPVPILICSADEQQVIDVNQAFLETLAYDSEDMLGKTVTQLDFIDDSGARTRLLAALEKNGRVDRVDVRVRKKDAELLECALSADTVNIQDMPCYLLVLMDITERKRTELELVAAIEEVMKDASWFSRTLIEKLANVKKVNSPQLPSVSFTDLTARERDVLGLICEGLADKEIAARLKLAPNTVRNHVATVYSKLDVHSRSEAIVWARERGLFAGDSSVKGQR, via the coding sequence ATGAGCCAGGAAGTCCTGACCACCGAAACCAACCGCCGCCAGTTGCAGCAGATCATCGCCGGGCTGTCCGACGGGGTGATTCTGCTGGAGCTGGATCAGAGCATTCTCTGGGCCAACGAAGCCGCGCTGGCCATGCACGGTGTCAGCCGGATCACCGACCTGGGCCACAATGCCGACGAATACGCCAAAAAATTCAACCTGCGCTATCGCAACAATCACTCGATCACCGCGGAAAACTACCCGATCAGCCGGGTGGCGCGCTGTGAGAGTTTCAATGACGTGCTGATCGAAGTATCGCCGACCGATGATCCGGAACGTATCTGGGTGCACAGCGTGCGCAGCATGATTCTCACTGATCGCGAAGGGCAGCCCGAGTCGCTGGTGCTGATCATGAGCGACGTCACCGACTGGGCCAACGCCGAGCAGCGCTTCGAAAAGACCTTCAACGCCAACCCGGCGCCGGCGGTGATCTGCCGCCTCAGCGACCTGCGCTACATCAAGGTCAATCCCGGTTTTCTCGAGATGACCGGCTATACCCGCGAGCAAGTGATCGGCACCTCGGCCTATGAAATCGACATCTTTGAGCAAGCCGAGAAAAAGGATCTGGCGATTCAGCGTCTGCGCGACGTCGCGACCATTCCGCAGATGCAGGCCGAACTGCGCCTGCCCGATGGCGGCAGCAAGCAAGTGATCGTCGCCGGCCAACCGCTGACGCTCAACGATGAGGATTGCATGCTGTTTTCCTTCGTCGACATGGAGCCGAGGCATAGGGCCGAGGTGGCGTTGCGTCAAAGCGAGGAGCGTTTTGCCAAGGCGTTTCGCTTGACGCCGGTGCCGATCCTGATTTGCAGTGCCGACGAGCAGCAAGTGATCGACGTCAATCAGGCGTTCCTCGAAACCTTGGCCTACGACAGTGAGGACATGCTCGGCAAAACCGTGACGCAGCTGGATTTCATCGATGACAGCGGTGCGCGCACGCGGTTGCTGGCCGCGCTTGAGAAAAACGGTCGAGTGGATCGGGTGGATGTGCGGGTGCGCAAGAAGGATGCGGAACTGCTCGAGTGTGCGCTGTCGGCCGACACCGTGAATATTCAGGACATGCCATGCTATTTGCTGGTGTTGATGGACATCACCGAGCGCAAGCGCACCGAGCTTGAGCTGGTGGCGGCGATTGAAGAGGTGATGAAAGATGCTTCGTGGTTCAGTCGGACGCTGATCGAAAAACTGGCCAATGTGAAGAAGGTCAACTCGCCGCAATTGCCTAGCGTTTCGTTCACTGATCTGACGGCGCGTGAGCGTGATGTGCTGGGGTTGATCTGTGAAGGGCTGGCGGACAAGGAGATCGCGGCGCGGCTGAAACTGGCGCCGAACACCGTGCGAAATCATGTCGCGACGGTTTATTCCAAGCTGGATGTGCACAGTCGCAGCGAGGCAATTGTCTGGGCGCGCGAGCGTGGATTGTTTGCCGGGGATTCGAGCGTTAAGGGCCAGCGATAG
- the tssI gene encoding type VI secretion system Vgr family protein has protein sequence MPRSTDSSTSFSLTATSLSALYPESLCGEEALNGLGSQILSGLNDGASLTLTSAVATHVTTTLHNDAQLRSFDALVAEIRQLPADATAERYQLLLRPWLWWLTLASNNRVFQNLATSDIVTTIFKAHGFSDFKLSLTGSYTPREYCVQYGESDFAFVSRLLEEEGIFWFFTHDDGQHTLVLGDSNAAFVPIPNGPKVSYLGQGLGERELHGIRSGQVCLQAVAGVYRATDYEFTTPTTSLYGQAEAVAGPRSIYEHPGGYNAKARGDALTKQRVDGLRSEEKRFVGESDCRWLVPGHWFTLEGYDDASLNIDWVVTRVTHDASHDSYRNRFEAIPKATPFRPQRVTPKPRMHPQTAIVVGKSGEEIWTDEYGRIKLQFPWDRDGKNDETSSCWVRVVLPWSGKGFGMQFIPRIGQEVIVTFIDGDPDRPLVTGCVYNGDNALPYALPANQTQSGIKTQSSKGGGGFNELRFEDKKDAEEVFLQAQKDFNINVLNDTTATVGHDETLTVQNARTRTVKDGDETVTLEKGKRSVTIQTGSDSLDVKDSRTVKVGADQNHSTGGNYTDKVTGDYSLTVDGNLTIKVSGTLTLQSGGSFTIKSGADLATSASTSITHKAGTALTNQAGTSLDNKAGTTLTNDAGISLTNKGAASQTVDGGGMLTIKGGLVQVN, from the coding sequence ATGCCCCGTTCCACCGACAGCAGCACCAGCTTTTCCCTTACCGCCACTTCGCTGTCGGCGCTTTATCCAGAGTCGTTGTGCGGTGAAGAAGCCCTCAATGGGCTCGGTTCGCAGATCCTCAGCGGCCTCAACGACGGCGCATCCCTCACCCTCACCAGCGCCGTCGCCACACACGTCACCACCACCCTGCACAATGACGCGCAATTGCGGTCCTTCGATGCGCTGGTCGCCGAAATCCGCCAACTGCCCGCCGATGCCACCGCCGAGCGCTATCAGCTTCTGCTCAGGCCATGGCTCTGGTGGCTGACGCTTGCGAGCAACAACCGCGTATTCCAGAACCTTGCCACTTCCGACATCGTCACGACGATCTTCAAGGCCCACGGCTTCAGCGATTTCAAACTGTCGCTGACCGGCAGTTACACGCCGCGCGAATATTGCGTGCAGTACGGCGAGAGCGATTTCGCCTTCGTCTCACGGCTGCTGGAGGAAGAAGGCATCTTTTGGTTTTTCACCCACGACGATGGCCAGCACACGCTGGTGCTCGGCGACAGCAACGCTGCTTTCGTGCCGATCCCCAACGGGCCAAAAGTCAGTTATCTGGGCCAGGGATTAGGCGAGCGTGAGCTGCACGGAATCCGCTCGGGCCAAGTCTGTTTGCAGGCAGTCGCCGGGGTCTATCGGGCGACGGATTACGAGTTCACCACGCCGACCACTTCCCTTTACGGCCAGGCCGAAGCGGTCGCCGGGCCGCGTTCCATTTATGAGCATCCGGGTGGTTACAACGCCAAGGCGCGCGGTGATGCGCTGACCAAGCAACGGGTTGACGGCTTGCGCAGCGAAGAGAAACGCTTTGTCGGTGAAAGCGATTGTCGATGGCTGGTGCCGGGGCACTGGTTCACCCTCGAAGGGTACGACGATGCCAGTCTGAACATCGATTGGGTGGTGACGCGAGTCACCCATGACGCCAGCCACGACAGTTATCGCAACCGCTTCGAAGCCATCCCCAAAGCCACGCCGTTTCGCCCGCAACGTGTGACGCCAAAGCCGCGCATGCATCCGCAGACTGCAATCGTCGTCGGTAAATCCGGTGAGGAAATCTGGACCGACGAATACGGCCGGATCAAGTTGCAGTTCCCGTGGGATCGCGACGGCAAGAACGATGAAACCAGCTCCTGCTGGGTGCGCGTGGTGTTGCCTTGGAGCGGCAAAGGCTTCGGCATGCAGTTCATCCCGCGCATCGGCCAGGAAGTCATCGTCACGTTTATCGACGGTGATCCGGACCGGCCACTGGTCACCGGTTGCGTTTATAACGGCGACAACGCCCTGCCCTATGCCCTCCCGGCCAATCAGACGCAATCGGGGATCAAGACTCAGTCGTCCAAGGGTGGCGGCGGTTTCAACGAATTGCGCTTCGAGGACAAAAAGGACGCTGAAGAAGTGTTCTTGCAGGCGCAGAAGGATTTCAACATCAACGTGCTCAACGACACTACCGCCACCGTCGGCCACGACGAAACCCTCACCGTGCAGAACGCGCGCACCCGCACAGTGAAGGACGGCGACGAGACGGTGACGCTGGAAAAAGGCAAACGCAGCGTCACGATTCAGACCGGCAGCGACAGCCTCGATGTAAAGGACAGCCGCACGGTGAAAGTCGGCGCCGACCAGAATCACAGCACCGGCGGCAATTACACCGACAAGGTCACCGGTGATTACAGCCTGACGGTCGACGGCAACCTGACGATCAAGGTCAGCGGCACCCTGACCCTGCAAAGTGGCGGCAGCTTCACGATCAAGAGCGGCGCCGATCTGGCGACGTCCGCCAGCACCTCGATCACCCACAAGGCTGGAACGGCCTTGACCAATCAGGCCGGTACTTCACTGGACAACAAGGCCGGAACCACGCTGACCAACGACGCCGGCATCAGCCTGACCAACAAGGGCGCAGCCTCGCAGACCGTGGATGGCGGCGGCATGCTGACCATCAAGGGCGGTCTGGTGCAGGTCAACTGA
- a CDS encoding DUF4280 domain-containing protein, which produces MGCPQVCATATLQCSFGAAPSMLNVLPVNRTLTGGMPAANIMDHIPLVNILPFGVCMSMANPMVAAATAAALGVLTPMPCIPATATPWIPGGAPTLLLGGMPAIDANSTLMCNWAGVIKIVVPGQMQMLIP; this is translated from the coding sequence ATGGGCTGTCCGCAAGTCTGTGCCACGGCCACGTTGCAGTGCAGCTTCGGCGCCGCGCCGTCGATGCTCAATGTGTTGCCGGTCAACCGCACGCTGACCGGCGGGATGCCGGCGGCGAACATCATGGATCACATTCCGCTGGTCAACATCCTGCCGTTCGGTGTGTGCATGAGCATGGCCAATCCGATGGTGGCCGCTGCGACCGCGGCCGCGTTGGGGGTGTTGACGCCAATGCCGTGTATTCCGGCGACGGCCACGCCGTGGATTCCCGGCGGGGCGCCGACGTTGCTGTTGGGAGGGATGCCAGCGATCGATGCCAACTCGACGTTGATGTGCAACTGGGCGGGCGTGATCAAGATTGTGGTGCCGGGGCAGATGCAGATGTTGATTCCCTGA
- a CDS encoding SDR family oxidoreductase: MSKTQLFDLDGKIAFVSGASRGIGEAIAKLLAQQGAHVIVSSRKLDGCQHVADAIIAAGGKATAVACHIGEMEQISQVFAGIKEQFGRLDILVNNAATNPQFCNVLDTDLSAFQKTVDVNIRGYFFMSVEAGKLMRENGGGSIINVASINGISPGIFQGIYSVTKAAVINMTKVFAKECAQFGIRCNALLPGLTDTKFASALVKNDAILKQALTQIPLKRVADPSEMAGAVLYLASDASSYTTGVALNVDGGFLS; encoded by the coding sequence ATGTCCAAGACTCAGTTGTTCGACCTCGACGGCAAGATCGCTTTCGTTTCCGGCGCCAGCCGTGGCATCGGTGAAGCCATCGCCAAACTGTTGGCCCAGCAAGGTGCCCACGTTATCGTCTCGAGCCGCAAACTCGACGGCTGCCAACACGTTGCCGACGCGATTATCGCCGCTGGCGGCAAGGCAACAGCCGTGGCTTGCCACATCGGTGAAATGGAGCAGATCAGCCAAGTCTTCGCCGGAATCAAGGAACAGTTCGGCCGCCTCGACATTCTGGTCAACAATGCTGCGACCAACCCGCAATTCTGCAACGTGCTGGACACTGACCTGAGCGCGTTCCAGAAGACCGTCGACGTGAACATTCGCGGCTACTTCTTCATGTCGGTCGAAGCCGGCAAACTGATGCGCGAAAACGGTGGCGGCAGCATCATCAACGTCGCGTCGATCAACGGCATCTCGCCGGGGATCTTCCAGGGCATCTACTCGGTGACCAAAGCGGCGGTGATCAACATGACAAAGGTCTTCGCCAAGGAATGCGCGCAGTTCGGCATCCGCTGCAACGCCCTGTTGCCGGGCCTGACCGACACCAAGTTCGCCTCGGCACTGGTGAAGAACGACGCGATCCTCAAGCAAGCACTGACGCAGATTCCGCTTAAGCGTGTGGCGGATCCGAGTGAAATGGCCGGTGCGGTGTTGTACCTGGCCAGTGATGCGTCGAGCTACACCACGGGTGTTGCGCTGAATGTCGACGGTGGGTTCCTGTCCTGA
- the tssH gene encoding type VI secretion system ATPase TssH encodes MELASLIGRLNPDNRRALERAAQRCLQRGHHFVEIEHLLLELLDIEGGDLAFLLPRFGLERDALTAEINKALDLFKAGSTRTPALSSHTLGLLEDAVVQASVLGLDSIRSGLLLLALIDRDERRSLLLNSASSLLRIPKEALRANLLEWTENSREHVGARPGSSANSAPRRDSVLDQYTQDLTADAHAGRIDPIVGRDGEIRQCIDILLRRRQNNPILVGAPGVGKTAVVEGLALRIAAGDVPPSLQEVSLRVLDLGLLQAGAGVKGEFEQRLKGVIDAVRSADKPIILFIDEAHTLIGAGGAEGGSDAANLLKPALARGELRTLAATTWMEYKKYFEKDPALARRFQLVQVEEPDEITAVEMLRGVAAKLEQHHGVQVLDAAIHEAVKLSHRYISGRQLPDKAISVLDTACARVALGQHDVPPPLESLRHRQQSLKEEVDRLRREQATGLDHRERITLLESESKTNVQAIRELETRWGEERVAVRELLDTRRELLTLSERADSDKPDEATDSRIDHLAAELLRLEAGLDAIRQDDPLVPEQVDTKTVAAVIAGWTGIPVGKMLADEAHAVRTLGQRMGQRVMGQSTALNTIAQRLQAYRAGLTDPQKPVGVFLLVGPTGVGKTETAYALADALYGGERNLISINLSEYQEAHTVSQLKGAPPGYVGYGSGGVLTEAVRRKPYSVVLLDEIEKAHPDVLEAFYNVFDKGLMEDGTGLVVDFKNTVMLATSNVGAELLLDTPVAQLGSEAFNEALHKVLLQAFRPAFLARMTVVAYRPLDEATLEGIVLAKLEKLRGRYKAATGKQFEFDSGIVKAVLAKCSAAGARDVENVLMTQVTGKLAEWVLE; translated from the coding sequence ATGGAACTGGCCAGCCTGATCGGACGCCTCAACCCGGACAACCGTCGCGCCCTCGAACGCGCCGCGCAGCGCTGTTTGCAACGCGGCCATCACTTTGTCGAGATCGAACACCTGTTGCTGGAACTGCTCGACATCGAGGGCGGTGATTTGGCTTTTCTGCTGCCGCGTTTCGGCCTGGAACGTGATGCGCTCACAGCGGAGATCAACAAGGCGCTGGACCTGTTCAAGGCGGGCAGTACGCGCACGCCGGCGCTGTCGTCGCACACCCTCGGTTTGCTCGAAGATGCAGTGGTGCAGGCCAGTGTGCTGGGGCTCGACAGCATTCGTTCCGGGTTGCTGTTGTTGGCGTTGATCGATCGCGATGAGCGCCGCAGCTTGTTGCTCAACAGCGCCTCGTCGTTGCTGCGGATTCCCAAGGAAGCACTCAGGGCGAATCTGCTGGAATGGACGGAAAACTCTCGTGAACACGTCGGTGCGCGTCCGGGTTCATCGGCCAATTCAGCCCCACGCCGGGACTCGGTGCTCGATCAATACACCCAGGACCTGACGGCCGACGCGCATGCCGGGCGCATTGATCCGATCGTGGGTCGCGACGGTGAGATTCGCCAGTGCATCGACATTCTGCTGCGCCGTCGGCAAAACAATCCGATTCTGGTCGGCGCACCGGGTGTGGGTAAAACCGCCGTGGTCGAAGGCCTGGCCCTGCGTATCGCTGCCGGGGATGTGCCGCCGTCGTTGCAGGAAGTCAGCCTGCGGGTGCTCGACCTCGGTCTGTTGCAGGCCGGTGCCGGGGTCAAAGGTGAATTCGAACAGCGCTTGAAGGGCGTGATTGACGCCGTGCGCAGTGCCGACAAACCGATCATCCTGTTCATCGACGAAGCCCACACCCTGATCGGTGCTGGCGGTGCCGAGGGTGGCAGCGATGCCGCCAACCTGCTGAAACCGGCGCTGGCTCGGGGTGAGTTGCGCACCCTCGCTGCCACGACGTGGATGGAATACAAAAAATATTTCGAGAAAGACCCTGCCCTCGCCCGCCGCTTTCAACTGGTGCAGGTTGAAGAACCGGACGAAATCACTGCCGTGGAAATGCTTCGCGGCGTGGCCGCCAAACTTGAACAGCACCACGGCGTACAGGTGCTCGATGCCGCTATTCATGAAGCGGTGAAGCTCTCGCACCGCTACATTTCCGGCCGCCAGTTACCGGACAAAGCCATCAGCGTGCTCGACACCGCGTGCGCCCGCGTCGCCCTCGGCCAGCATGATGTGCCGCCGCCGCTGGAGAGCCTGCGCCACCGCCAGCAAAGTCTGAAAGAAGAAGTCGACCGTCTGCGCCGCGAACAGGCCACCGGACTGGACCACCGCGAACGCATCACGCTGCTGGAAAGTGAATCGAAGACCAATGTGCAAGCCATCCGCGAACTGGAAACCCGCTGGGGCGAAGAGCGCGTAGCCGTACGCGAACTGCTCGACACGCGTCGTGAACTGCTGACCTTGAGCGAACGTGCCGACAGCGACAAACCCGATGAAGCCACCGACAGCCGCATCGATCATCTCGCCGCCGAGCTGTTGCGCCTTGAGGCCGGACTCGACGCGATTCGTCAGGACGATCCACTGGTGCCGGAACAGGTCGACACCAAAACCGTCGCCGCCGTGATTGCCGGCTGGACCGGCATCCCCGTCGGCAAAATGCTTGCCGACGAAGCCCACGCTGTGCGCACCCTCGGCCAGCGCATGGGCCAGCGGGTGATGGGCCAAAGCACCGCGCTCAATACCATCGCACAACGCTTGCAAGCCTACCGCGCCGGACTCACCGACCCGCAAAAACCAGTCGGTGTGTTCCTGTTGGTCGGCCCCACGGGCGTGGGCAAAACCGAAACCGCTTATGCCCTGGCCGATGCGTTGTACGGCGGTGAACGCAACCTGATCAGCATCAATCTTTCGGAATATCAGGAAGCCCACACCGTCAGCCAACTCAAAGGCGCACCACCGGGTTATGTCGGTTATGGCAGCGGCGGTGTGCTGACCGAAGCGGTGCGGCGCAAACCCTATTCGGTGGTGTTGCTGGATGAGATCGAGAAGGCACACCCGGATGTGCTCGAGGCGTTTTACAACGTGTTCGATAAGGGCTTGATGGAGGACGGCACCGGGTTGGTGGTCGATTTCAAGAACACCGTGATGCTCGCCACCAGCAACGTCGGCGCTGAGCTTCTACTTGATACGCCGGTTGCACAACTCGGCTCCGAAGCCTTCAACGAAGCCCTGCACAAGGTCCTGCTGCAAGCCTTCCGCCCGGCGTTTCTGGCGCGCATGACCGTGGTTGCCTATCGGCCGCTGGATGAGGCGACGCTGGAAGGGATTGTGCTCGCCAAGCTTGAGAAGTTGCGTGGCCGCTACAAGGCAGCGACCGGCAAACAGTTCGAGTTTGATTCGGGAATTGTCAAAGCGGTGCTCGCCAAGTGCAGCGCGGCGGGTGCGCGGGATGTCGAGAATGTGTTGATGACGCAGGTGACGGGGAAGTTGGCGGAGTGGGTGCTGGAATAG
- a CDS encoding toxin-antitoxin system YwqK family antitoxin — protein MAIKPLDLQQNDKQLKGRLQDGQLDGPLNIKDDGRKQADLHYSQGELQGTSLLYHPNGKVCAQMPFVRDKLQGVASFYAPEGFLQRKATYRRGLLHGEAFNYFPDGQVAEAEFYRDGVREGRYQRFHPNGKPAVEARYVNGQLLEPEQGFAEDGRPLGADGKPISRVRWWYRQWADPQQA, from the coding sequence ATGGCGATCAAACCGCTGGATCTTCAGCAGAATGACAAACAGCTCAAGGGGCGCTTGCAGGACGGTCAACTCGATGGCCCGTTGAACATCAAGGATGACGGGCGCAAACAAGCCGATCTGCATTACAGCCAGGGCGAGCTGCAAGGCACGTCGTTGCTCTATCACCCCAACGGCAAGGTCTGCGCGCAGATGCCGTTTGTGCGCGACAAGCTGCAGGGGGTGGCCAGCTTTTATGCGCCAGAAGGTTTTCTGCAGCGCAAGGCGACGTATCGGCGCGGGTTGTTGCATGGCGAAGCGTTCAATTACTTCCCGGATGGGCAAGTGGCGGAGGCGGAATTCTATCGCGATGGCGTACGTGAGGGGCGTTATCAGCGCTTTCATCCGAATGGCAAACCGGCGGTGGAAGCGCGCTATGTGAATGGCCAACTGCTGGAGCCGGAGCAAGGTTTTGCCGAGGACGGGCGGCCATTGGGTGCGGATGGCAAGCCGATTTCGCGGGTGCGCTGGTGGTATCGGCAGTGGGCGGATCCGCAGCAGGCCTGA